One Pagrus major chromosome 11, Pma_NU_1.0 genomic region harbors:
- the LOC141004967 gene encoding cystathionine gamma-lyase-like has product MEQNHKQDEQSDVFAGFKTAFKSFATEAIHVGQEPEQWKSMAVVPPISLSTTFKQNAPGNHSGFEYSRSGNPTRNCLEKAVAALDGAKYCLALASGLAATVTITHMLKAGDGIVCMDDVYGGTNRYFQRIARELGLEVSFADCTKPEELKAALKANTKLVWIETPTNPTMKVVDIRACSELVHEQNKDIVVVVDNTFMSAYFQRPLALGADICMYSATKYMNGHSDVVMGLVSVNREDLYERLKFLQNALGCVPSPFDCYLCNRGLKTLHLRMERHFKNGMAAAKFLEADPRVERVIFPGLPSHPQHEVMKKQCTGCPGMITFYIKGKLEHASAFLSNLKIFAVAESLGGYESLAEHPAIMTHASVPEKERSVLGISDTLIRLSVGLEDEADIIEDLGQALDAAHPKK; this is encoded by the exons ATGGAGCAGAATCACAAACAAGACGAGCAGAGCGACGTGTTCGCCGGCTTCAAAACGGCCTTCAAGTCGTTCGCCACAGAGGCGATTCACGTCGGCCAGGAGCCGGAGCAGTGGAAGTCAATGGCTGTGGTGCCGCCGATTTCTCTCTCCACCACGTTCAAGCAGAACGCACCAGGAAACCACTCC GGGTTTGAATACAGCCGGAGTGGAAACCCTACAAGAAACTGTCTTGAGAAGGCTGTGGCTGCTCTGGATGGAGCAAAGTATT GCCTCGCTCTCGCCTCGGGGCTGGCAGCTACAGTGACCATCACTCACATGCTGAAGGCCGGCGATGGAATCGTCTGCATGGATGACGTGTATGGAG GCACAAACCGCTACTTCCAAAGAATTGCCAGAGAACTTGGCCTGGAGGTGTCTTTTGCTGACTGTACAAAGCcagaggagctgaaggctgctCTGAAGGCCAACACTAAA CTGGTGTGGATCGAGACACCCACCAACCCCACTATGAAGGTCGTCGACATCAGGGCCTGCTCTGAGTTGGTCCACGAGCAGAACAAAGACATAGTGGTGGTCGTAGACAATACCTTCATGTCTGCCTATTTCCAG CGCCCCCTGGCTTTGGGAGCTGATATCTGCATGTATTCAGCCACCAAATACATGAACG GTCACAGTGATGTGGTGATGGGTCTGGTCTCTGTGAACCGGGAAGATCTGTACGAACGACTGAAGTTTCTGCAAAATG CCCTGGGCTGTGTACCCTCTCCCTTTGACTGCTACCTGTGCAACCGAGGACTGAAGACGCTACACCTGCGGATGGAGCGGCACTTCAAAAACGGCATGGCTGCTGCCAAGTTTCTGGAGGCTGATCCAAGAGTGGAGCGAGTCATCTTCCCAG GCTTGCCCTCTCACCCTCAGCATGAGGTGATGAAGAAACAGTGCACCGGATGTCCGGGGATGATCACCTTCTACATTAAGGGGAAACTCGAGCACGCCTCTGCCTTCCTCAGTAACCTCAAA ATTTTTGCAGTAGCTGAGAGTCTCGGTGGTTATGAAAGTTTAGCAGAACATCC GGCGATTATGACTCATGCATCAGTGCCAGAAAAAGAGAGGAGTGTCCTAGGGATCAGTGACACACTGATCCGACTCTCTGTGGGACTGGAGGATGAGGCCGACATCATCGAGGACCTGGGGCAGGCGCTGGATGCTGCT CACCCAAAGAAGTGA